A segment of the Clostridia bacterium genome:
AAGACTGTTTGTTTTTCTGGTTCAAAGAAATTAAAACTCATATATTCTTGTTTGCCCTCTTTCAAAGGCGAATTAACAAGGACACACTCGCTTTCTTTACCTATCTATTCACTTTTCAAGATACAAATGCACGTTTTTCAACGTGCTTTATTATACTAACACGAAAAAGGCCCCTTGTCAATACTTTTTTCAAATATTTTTGGAGAATTTTGCACTTTTTTTCGCACAAAATCACCCTTTCCTTGTTAGCATAGTCATTATATACACCTCTTTTGCGGTTGTCAACCGTTTTTTCGCGGTTTTTCAAACTTTTTTTCTATACATTTTGTAAGGGGGTATATATGGCATAATTCGACACTTTGACCACAATATGTTGTGGCTACCTTATATATATCGCGTATGCGCCCGCACGCGCTCGCGCATATACGCCCGCGTTACATATAGTAAGGTGGCAAAAGGCGACGATAAAACGTCTTTCTGCGGTTTCCGTACAAGAACGGCGCGAAGGGGAAATCCTCCGCGCCGTTCATTCAAAAACACAGAAGGTAGCCGTTCGGGTACCTCATTTCCTTGACCTGCCGTTGCATAAGCCGAAAACCACGCGGGCGCAAGCGCCCCGCCCAATCGCCTATGGCGCGACGTTGCCGTCCGAGCAATGTATCACGCACGAAGTCACACCCTCAAGATAACTGCTCGCCTTGAAAACATTTTGCCATTGCGCCTTGGTGCCTGCGTAATTAATATAGCGCAAGTTCACGCAACCGTAAAAAGCCCTGCCCTCGATGGAGCGAATATTCACGTCGAGGTTGACGGTACTTAGATTTTTACAATCGCTAAACGCCGAATCGCCGATGAGAACCAGACTATCGGGACAAGTCAGCGTCTGGAACGGCGCAGACATCAACGCGCGCCTATCGATAACGGCAATCTTGTCGGGGATTTTCAATTCCGTCAGAGGATACGAATACCTGGCCTTGTTGTATCCGCTGATCATGGGGCCGACCTCGTGACGCGTCACGAGAAACGCCTCGAACCCCCGCTCTTTAGTGAAGTCCGCAATCTCGAACTTTGCTTCCAGCGTACGTTTGGCGCCCTCGTTGACATAGGTGTACTCGTAATCGCTCGACACCTGCTCGCCGTCCTCATACCACCCGACGAAGCGACGATTGTTCCCTTCGGTGGCCGTCACGGTGACGGACTGCCCCGCGTCGTAGTAACCCGTGCCCGTCACGGAGCCGTCGGTTTCGTCGCAGACGACCGTTACGCTGTTGGCGTGCGCCACCAACAATACGCGTTCGACGCACCAGCCGTTGTCGATGGAAACGGTATATGGACCGTCCGCCGCGGCAGGCAAATCGTCCAGTTGATACACGACGGCGACGCGATAACTGCCGTCGCTGTACTTCGCCTTATACGTTAGCCCGCCTTCGGCAAGCGATGATTCGCTCAAAATAAACTCCTGATTAAATTCAAAGCTACGGCTCTTTTTCGTTTTTTCTGTTTTATACGCTTCGCCGAGAATGGCGTGCGTGTCGTATGCCACGCCGTCCACCTTGTGCGTGTCGCGATTGACGGACACCGCAATGCACCGATGGACGGTGCCGTACACGTCCTGCATTGCCTCGTACATCTTCGCATATTGCCCAAACGCTTTGGCTCGCATCTCCCAATCGGTGATGTCCGCACCCGTGAAAATGCCGACTGCACCACCGCGATAATAGTCCTTCGGCAACTCGCTCGTCAACTTGAGAAGCCGCCGATATTTCTTTTCGAAACTCGCCTCGAAATACAGGTAGACGATTTGTCCGGGCACGTCACCCTCTCCACCCGTGTACGTCGTAGAATGCGGCGTACCTAACGTCAGCAGCATGTCTGCTTCGTTCATACCTATCTCGATCTTGCGCGCAGTACGGCCGTTGATTTCCCCGCCCAACAACACGGAAGGCACTGTGACCACGGTGACCACGACCGCCAAAACGACGGCCAAAATCATCCACACGCGCCACGAAACGCGGTGTCTACGCCCCGCCGACGTTTCGGTCTCGACGACGGTACCGTTGACCAGAGTTTCCAAATTGCAACCGAATATCGCGGCCATACGGTTGAGCGTGTCGAGGTCGGGCACGTTACGCCCCGTTTCCCACTTGCTGATCGTCTTGTCCGTAGTGTTCAACTGCTCCGCCAACTGCCGCTGCGTGAGGCCGCATTCCTTGCGCAATGCGCTGATCCGTTCTCCTAATTCGTTGTTGTTCATACTTGCTCCTTTGGTCCGCAACACGGTTGCCTTTTTCATTATACCATATCTGTAACCGCTTTGGTAGTATCCTTTCTATCGTATTAGAACGAAACCGCGCCGTTTTGCTATCCGAAAACGAGAATACACGGGAGAATATCCGCTCATTCGGCGTTTTGTGTGGATTTTGTCCCGCGAGTTTCCCATTATATACGAATATAAAAAGTGGGCTGTTGTGAACAGCCCACCACTTTACCGACCTTTCGGTCATATGAAAATCATTTGGCGTTTACGCTCTATTCACTCCACCGCGGAGACCGTAGCAAAAGAGCCGTTGTTGCCGCCGATAAAATTGCCTTGGCCGTCCGTCAAGGTGTCGTATTTGGCAAAACCACTGCGAGCGTCCACGTCCGTACCGTCCCAATCCAAATCGCCGCAATAGCGCATACCTGTGGCCAATTTGAGCATATTCGCGGTGGAGAAATAAACGATACCGTCGCCCGCGTTGGCGTTGACGAGACCGCTTATCGAAGCCTGCGAAGTCAACTCGGCACCCGAGAAATCGCATACGCCCTCGAACGCGAGGACTACC
Coding sequences within it:
- a CDS encoding helix-turn-helix domain-containing protein is translated as MNNNELGERISALRKECGLTQRQLAEQLNTTDKTISKWETGRNVPDLDTLNRMAAIFGCNLETLVNGTVVETETSAGRRHRVSWRVWMILAVVLAVVVTVVTVPSVLLGGEINGRTARKIEIGMNEADMLLTLGTPHSTTYTGGEGDVPGQIVYLYFEASFEKKYRRLLKLTSELPKDYYRGGAVGIFTGADITDWEMRAKAFGQYAKMYEAMQDVYGTVHRCIAVSVNRDTHKVDGVAYDTHAILGEAYKTEKTKKSRSFEFNQEFILSESSLAEGGLTYKAKYSDGSYRVAVVYQLDDLPAAADGPYTVSIDNGWCVERVLLVAHANSVTVVCDETDGSVTGTGYYDAGQSVTVTATEGNNRRFVGWYEDGEQVSSDYEYTYVNEGAKRTLEAKFEIADFTKERGFEAFLVTRHEVGPMISGYNKARYSYPLTELKIPDKIAVIDRRALMSAPFQTLTCPDSLVLIGDSAFSDCKNLSTVNLDVNIRSIEGRAFYGCVNLRYINYAGTKAQWQNVFKASSYLEGVTSCVIHCSDGNVAP